A window from Mycobacterium saskatchewanense encodes these proteins:
- a CDS encoding DUF2617 family protein, translating into MPLHQLAVTPADVSGRALRLALNAPSPPPLATCRLAHPGGGALVLGVLGASHVVAVEHGGGRFTEQVTCTAPTAADGLPARTDAPGYHLESRTDTHDEDSFRRIARELRTRCAREPTWLGGTFPGDDAALTALAAEPDGTGWRWQTWHLYPAPSGGMVVHTASRWRP; encoded by the coding sequence GTGCCACTTCATCAGCTCGCCGTGACCCCGGCGGACGTGTCCGGCCGGGCGCTGAGGCTGGCGCTGAACGCCCCGTCGCCGCCGCCGCTCGCGACATGCCGGCTCGCCCATCCGGGCGGCGGGGCGCTGGTGCTCGGGGTCCTCGGCGCATCGCACGTCGTCGCGGTCGAGCACGGCGGCGGCCGCTTCACCGAGCAGGTCACCTGCACCGCGCCCACCGCGGCCGACGGCCTGCCGGCGCGCACCGACGCCCCCGGCTACCACCTCGAATCGCGCACCGACACGCACGACGAGGACTCCTTCCGGCGCATCGCGCGCGAACTGCGGACCCGGTGCGCCCGCGAGCCGACCTGGCTGGGCGGCACCTTCCCCGGCGACGACGCCGCCCTCACCGCGCTGGCCGCCGAGCCCGACGGCACCGGCTGGCGGTGGCAGACCTGGCACCTCTACCCCGCGCCGTCCGGAGGCATGGTGGTCCACACCGCGAGCCGGTGGCGCCCGTGA
- a CDS encoding DUF4247 domain-containing protein, whose amino-acid sequence MTRNRLFLIAGGLAATAVAFLIPGILLLHKDIGSYIASHYREYSRDADGTRYECAGTPAQVADALARYQAPAARATNGDGQYLRYSGDIVIVEPDGTRPCSIRVEDLGARYSHGGFVFLGPGFTPGSPAGGGGGSPGGPGGIK is encoded by the coding sequence GTGACGCGCAACCGCCTCTTCCTGATCGCCGGCGGCCTGGCCGCCACCGCCGTCGCGTTCCTGATACCCGGAATCCTGTTGCTGCACAAAGACATCGGCTCATACATCGCCTCGCACTATCGCGAGTACTCCCGCGACGCCGACGGCACCCGCTACGAATGCGCCGGGACCCCGGCGCAAGTAGCCGACGCGCTCGCCCGCTACCAGGCCCCCGCGGCGCGCGCCACCAACGGCGACGGGCAGTACCTGCGCTACAGCGGCGACATCGTCATCGTCGAACCCGACGGCACGCGTCCGTGCAGCATCCGCGTCGAAGACCTCGGCGCCCGCTACAGCCACGGCGGATTCGTCTTCCTCGGTCCGGGTTTCACCCCCGGATCCCCGGCCGGCGGCGGCGGGGGAAGCCCAGGCGGTCCAGGGGGGATCAAGTAA